Genomic segment of Acinetobacter larvae:
ACACCAGCTATTTACCGTGATAGCGAACTAATAGGGTTTGCTCTTAGGGTGAACGCGACATGCAAGACCTATATTGTAGAAAAAAAGATTTTAGGTAAAGCAGTTCGGTCTACTATCGGTCTACATGGCAACTTAACACTGATTCAAGCTAGAGAGATCGCCCGCGATAAACTTTCACAGATGGCGCAAGGTATAAACCCAAACGATCAAAAAAGACAAGCCATTATTGATGAAAAAAACAAAGATAACCTTCAACAATCTAAACCTACACTTGCTGTGGCGTATCAAGCTTATTTAGAGTTTAAGGAATTAAAACCGAGAACAGTTGAAGACTACAATAAGTCAGTAAATGTATACTTTTCAGATTGGGTGGATTTAAAAATTGATTCAATTACCAGGACAATGATTCAATCCAAGCATGCTGAACTATCTAAAGCAAGCAAAGCTCAAGCAAATCTGGCAATGCGTGTGTTCAGGGCAATTTATAATTTTTCTGTCGAGCATTATCTTGGTGAAGATGACAAGCCAATTCTTGATGCACAGAATCCAACAAAAACACTTAGTGCAAAAAAAACTTGGAACAAGATTCGCCGTAGAAAAACATATATCAACGAGGATCAATTGCCAGATTGGATTAAGGCTGTTTTAGAATATCAAGATAGAGGGCAGCAGCTTGAAACGAATAGGGATTTCCTTCTAACACTCATTCTAACTGGATTTCGACGCCAAGAGTGTGAGTCAATCGCATGGAGCGACGTAGATCTTAGGTACGGCCGCATCACATCAATCGACCCCAAGAATGGTGAGCCTCACACACTGCCAATGGGTGATTTTTTACTGGCAATGATGACAAAAAGGCGTAGACAAATTACTGGCGATTGGGTATTCCCCTCAGCTAAATCCGCATCCGGCCATATAGTCAATATATCTAAGGTACGTCAAAAAATTAACAATCAGTGCGGCGTTAAGTTTTCATTTCATGATCTTAGAAGGACTTTTGGATCAATAGCTGAGAATTTAGATTATGGCCGCTATACAATCAAAAAACTTCTCAACCACAAAGAGGATGGTGATAGGGATGTGACTTCTGGTTACATCCAGGTGAGTGAGCGGAAACTAAGAGAGGCTATGAATGAAATCGAAAAGACTGTATTGGGTGAATACAGGGATAAGCTGCTTGAAGAGTTGCGATAGGCACCAAAAAAATAAAGCCCTTTATTCAAGGGCTTTTCTTCATCCGGTGTGTTTGAGTCGATTATCATCCATATATTGCAAAACATCTTGTTTTCTATACAAAACCGTTTTTGCTGAAGGCTTGGTGAATGGAATGCCGCCACCTTCACATCGCTTCTTTTGTAACCATGGCAGTGAAAGATGGTATACCAAAGAAATAACTTCAGGTGGAAACTCAGTATCAGGTGATGCATCACGGTAATCACTAATCAGCTCTTTTTTTTGAGCCTCTGTCATTTTATCTATCTTTGTCAATCTTGCCATTACGCCGCAACCCCCTTAATCTTCTCAACCAACCCAGTAATACGCGTCAACCCGAACGCCGTGACACGCATATGCAAATGCACCTTTTCCTCACCGTATTTATTCACCACTACAGGCGATGCTTTATTCACAAACACACCGCTTGCCACTTTGTCAGCATATGGCTGTAGTCGCCCATGTTCTTCTCGATAAATCCACTTTTTATCAATGAGCAGCTGGATTAATTTACGCTCACCTATTCCAATAGTTTTGGCACAATCACGAATTGTATAAATATTAGTTGTGTCTGCTATTACGTCGAGCGCTTTAGCCTTAGGTTCCAGCGTTGCAATCTGTGACTGTGCCAACTCAATTTGTTTGGCTTGATCTGCTGCAAGCTGTAATGCTTCCGCGAAAGACTGCGGCACCGCCAAGCTTTTGAGCTTAGCAAGTACATTTTTACGGACACCTTTAGATTCACGCATACCAATTAAGGTGCATTGATCAATTGTCAGGCTATAAGCAATCGATGTTGTATTGTTTAAATTTTGAACTACGAAACTTTCGTAGTGCTCACCCTCAAGCTCATCCGCAATGCGATTATTGAAATCATTTAGGCGAACAGGCTTTTCATTAAACTCAGCACGAACAGCATTGATTATTTCCAATAAATCTTTGCTGCTCATGGTTTGAGAATTAAAATTAACAATAGCGTTCATTCGACCTCCGCAGCTTCGATCATGGCTTTTTCAAGAATTGGCTTGTGTTCATACAGTTGAGCGAAACTATCACCACCCATTTGCCACGGATCAATGTCATCATCCATCCAAGACAAGGCAACTTTTAATGATTCTTTTGGCACCAACACAAAACCTTCCGGCACGGCGTGAGCTTTGACATGCAGCCACATATTCCACGAATCATTGACCCGACTAACTAAGTACGACCCATCATATTCAAGGAGGTCACTTTTCGCCAAAGGGCAGTCTTTTCTAGATGCAATATAGGCCAACTCAAAAGCCGCCCGTTCTTTTTGAATATCCATCACTTCACCTCAAGATTTTTAAAATGCTCACACATATTTTCGAGAATTTGAGCTAGCCACTTTTCTTCACGCTTACCGCATCGGGTTGGTCTCGTAAAAAGATTAATCAAATGTTCTTTAATCTCGCGCTCAAACCAGCACTCTATGAAGTAATCTTCCAGTCTTTCGTGTCCACAACCACCACGGTAAGCAGTCCAAGCATGGTCCCAGCAACGTATAGTTATTTGAAAAGCTTGATCTCTATACCAAGTGATAAAGACATCAATTGAATCGACATTGTTTTTAGCAGGGATGTGGTGAACATGGGTTTTAGGAGTTTGCATCACGCCGCCACCCTAAAACTTCTTGCCATTTTCTAAAACACGGTTTTCAATCTTGTGATCTGCGCGACTTGCATTAAACGCAAGCTTTTCATGTATAGCGCCTTCAAGATCCAGACCAAGACCGCCTGCCATATCACAAATACGAATAACAGCATCAGCAAGCTCTACTTCAAGCATAGGGCGGTGTGGTAGCTTGTCGTCCATCAAGTTTTTACGGTAACCCTCCATGGCTTCACTGATTTCCGAATGCACAAGGCATAGCATTTCAGGAACATTTCGTTTTGCTGGCTCGGTAGCCGTGGATTGAAGTGATTCACCGGTTTGTAGATCAGTCCACCAGCCCGCTTTAACATTTTGTTCATGTATCTTTTTAATTAAGTCTTTCACGCCGCCACTCCTAAATATCCCAACTCACGCACCTTTTGCATATTCCGCTTAGTCTGAAATTCAGCCTTAGCCTTTAATTCACCGATAAAGCCTTTGCCATTTTTCAAATATTGTCTTAAAAACAAATCCAGACGTTCAGCACAATGATCATTAATCACATAGCGCGGCTGTTCTTCCTTGCCATAAAACACCTTGGCAACGGCGCGACCTTTCTTCATCACAACGCAATCCATTTTAATTTGCGCCTCATAACCGCCGTTTTCCATCCATACGAAGAATGGTTGGGCGATGTTTGCTGGTAGAGTTTTCATGCCGCCTCCAATGCTTTACGCAAATACGGATCAATATCTGACTTGCCTAACAACCATGCTTTATAGTCAGCTGGCAGTGATGAGATCGGTAAGCCTTTATGCTTTCCAAAAGTGATAGTGGTCGGGATGCGAGCCACCTCAGAAACGGCGTACAAATCTTCAATAGACTGAATACTCAGCTCTCTAACAATGCTTTTAAGAATAAATCCAGTCATCAAAACATCATGTTTGGCATTATGCGCATTACGCAGTTTTTGTCGTGCCAAGTCGCTGCCGTTCATCAACATGTAGAGTAGGGCACTTAGGTTGTGAGCCTCAGCGCTTGGCCATGCTTTACGAGCCAAAGCCAATGTACAAATAGCTTTTATGTTCGCCGTATCGATACCACAGCGCTGGATAGCAGCAATGTCATAATCAACGTTATGACCAATGATGTACTCAACATCGCCAGGTAATTCAAAAGTCTTATAACTTGGCTTATCTGCAATATCGCTTTCAATGATGTGGTGCACAGCCATAGCGCCGTAAGAGATTGGTTCACCAACGCTATAGAATTCATCAAAACACTGGTCGGCAAACATGGATGCATTGCCATTTTCCAATTGAAAAGGCACGTATGCGATTTCAACTGGAAGACCATTTAAAGAATGTGTTTCTGTATCTAAAATTATTGCTTTCATGTATTTCAACCCCAAAGTAAACCTAGCGATGCTAGAGCCAAGTCAAGCAAGGCTCTAATCTGAAGTAGATGTCTAGAACGGAAGATCATCATCTAAATCTGGTGATTGGCGATTGTTAATAGGTGGTTGATTCTCATAACCTTGCGTATTGCCAAATCCATAATCTGGTTGACCGCCGTAACCTGGTGATGAGTTAGAATACCCATTGCCGCTATTTTGATTTTGCTGTGTGCTATTGCCCTTGCGATCAACAGTAGGATTGAGCATTAGGCGATCTAAAGCTTTTGGAAATAACTCTGCTGTTGTTTTTCGATCAAGTATTTCTTTAGCCATCAGCTTTGTTTTTTCCTGAAATGATGCATAGAAATTCATTTGATGACGTGGTTGGCCAGATTTATTTGTGTAATTTTCACGCTGCAACAAAAGCCCAACCCGTTTACCTTCAGCTTCAGGAGCAACAACACACACTTGAACAACGCGCTGCTTAGACTCAAAGTCATACTTTTCCATTTTTTTATCTGTTGGTGTTAACCCACGGACACCAATACAAGCCAAAAGAGCATTTACTTTATGAGATCCAGATAGTGGCGTGCCATCTGACTTGGTTGTCCAAATAGTAATATTTGCATGTTCCCTAGAATCTGTTTCAAATTCAATCTCAAAGCCTTGGGTGCCAGTATTTGCGGTAATAAACTCCATAGACTTAATTGTTCCGACATATTCACCGCCATTCTCAATTCGGCCGCCCGCATCTGCTTGTTTTGCTGATTCTTGGTCTAAAACAAAAGGTTGATATTGCATTTTAAAATTCCTATTTATGGTTAAGCTGCGTTAGTTTGTTGCTGATCTTGGGTTACAGGTCTGGGGATGTCGTAGTATTCGCAAATGGCTTGATCGACTGCATTTAAGTCGTTATCTACATGCTCTGACTCAAAAAGCCCCATGGGTGATTTAACAGTCGTATTGCCGTTATTTTTGGTCATAAAAACGTACTGTTCATTAATAACAGCGGTTTGTAGGCAGATGGTCACCATGCCCTCTAGCGTAATTTTTTCATCAAGCATCTTGCCGATAGTTTTGATCTTAGTTCGACCGTCCGTTTCTTCGGTATGACTGAGAATGTAGACGCGTTTATGCTCATGTGCTGTGATAGCTGCATTCAATACATCCCACGCATGGCGACCAATTTCCGTGAACTTATCAAAGCCACGCTCGACGCTACGACGCATGAACTCATTAGCCATGACGTATTGAAAGTCATCAATAATGACAATTGGGCGCTTTGTGCCAAGGATTGCTTTAATGATCTCATCGGGTTGATCGCTAACCATGATTGACCCGGTTGGTGTTTCAGGGGTGATGTATTGCCAGCCTTTAGATCTGAATGGTAGTGGCTTTTTGATTGATTGGATTAATAAAACGTGTTTCGGGTTTAGGTGCGCAAGGCTTGTTGATTTTCCTGTGCCTGATTGCCCTAAAATAAATGTTGCTATACTCATTATTCATTACTCACTATTCAGTATTTATTCTTTATTGCTTACGCTTCTACTAGACGGTTTTTCATCATGTAGCCAGCAATCAAAGCATTGATATTGCGATGATCATTAGAATCAGTGAAATCGCTGAATTCAGTACCATCGCGTGTGGTTACTGTATTCACACTAAGCTGGGTCACATCGATAGCAGTGAACTCAGAACCTGGTACGCCGTAACTGTCTGGAACTACTTCAAAGTCGAATGACACGTTCAAAACAAAGTCATCGAGCAGAATATTCGCCGTGCCAGAGTTGTCACCAGTTAAGATAAGGGACTGTAATTCGTAGGTAGAGGGGGCATTCGTTGGAATAGCGGCTGGTGCTTGCACAGCATTAGTATTGAAAGCTGTTAAGCCAACGAGGCTTAAAGAGCTGACAAGTAATAGAGTACTTAATGGTCGACGGCGTACAAGAGTTGTAACACCCGATAAACCGGGATTGAAAGAAATGGGTTTTGCGTTCATAATCCACCTGTTGTTAGAAAAAGCCCCGCGTCCGTCCAAAGAGTGGGGCTTTTTGTTGTTTGATGGATATAAATATAAGAAATCTTAGTTTTATTGTCAATAAGAAATCTTATTTTATTTAAGTTAACTTATTTTTTGTGTTTTAATAGACAAAAGAAAACCCGCACGGGGCGGGTAAACAAAAGCGATTCCATCCTCAATGTTTTAAGAAAAACAAGGTATGATATGCTTAAGCAGAGGTGTATGTTGGATTATGAAAATAGAAGCTGTTGATCTGTTCTGTGGGGTGGGTGGACTAACCGCAGGGTTACTAAAGTCTGGAATCCAAGTTAAAGCTGGTTATGATATTGAGCTAGCTTGTCGTCATGCTTACGAATTTAATAATAAGGCTAGGTTTATACATAAGGATGTAGCGGAAGTTACTGGTGATGAAATTAAGCAGTGGTATTCGACTGGTGCAATTCGCTTATTGGCTGGTTGTGCACCGTGCCAGCCTTTTTCTACATATAACAAAGGAAAAGACACTACAACTGATAAAAAATGGCCACTGCTATATCACTTCTCTCGTTTAATTAAAGAAGTTGAACCAGAATTAGTGACGATGGAAAATGTTCCAGATGTTACGAAGCATAAAGTTTATTGTGATTTTATTGATGAGTTAGAAAATCTAGGATATGTAATTACCGCCCAAGAGGTTGCTTGCGTTGATTATGGCGTACCACAAACACGGCGTAGACATGTAGTTTTAGCTTCGAAACTTAGTAAAATTGAACTGGTCAAACCTACTCATAAACAACCAATTACAGTGAGAGAGACAATTTTTGATCTTGAAAATCTAGAAGCAGGCCAAAAATCCAAAAGCGATCCATTACATGTATCTTCTAGACTTAGTGAGATCAATTTAAAGCGTATTAGAGCATCAAAGCCCGGTGGGACTTGGAGGGATTGGCCAGAGGACTTACGCGCAGAATGTCATAAAAAAGTGTCTGGCAGGTTTTACTCTGCTGTGTATGGTCGTATGCATTGGGATCAACCCGCACCGACAATGACTACACTGTGCTATGGATTTGGAAATGGTCGATTTGGACATCCAGAACAAGATCGCGCTATTAGCTTAAGAGAGGCTGCATTATTCCAAACATTTCCCTTAAACTATCAATTCACACCTATTGATAAATCTGTAGTTTTTCATACAATTGGTCGAATGATTGGTAATGCTGTTCCTGTGAGGTTAGGAGAGATAGTAGGATTAAGTATTATTAACTCCTTGCAGACGAATTATGTTGTCTGAGTGGGGGATCTATACCCCTGATAATTGATGTAAGCATCATACTGATCAATGATATAACCTAAATAATCTTTAACTATATCAATTAGTCTTCTAAAATCACTAGCGACATGATTATTCCCACATTCTGTAAATGAAATTGATCCATGGGCTAGTTTATTTCTTATTTCTTTAATCAATCTAATTGGAGCTTTATCATCTCTAAAAGGTTGCATTACTTTTTGTCTTAATGATCCAGATAGTCTAATTTCTACACCAATATTATTACTTAATTTTGATATCTCACTAACATCCCAATTCCCACCACCACCTAATGGAATCTTGATATCAAATGGTTTTAAATTAAGAACCTGCTCAAATAATAATATGGCTTTTTCAAGTCTCTTCTCATTATTTAGTAATTCATACGGAGCAGTAACTGAAGTAACATACAATTTACGCATTTTTTCGGTTAATAAATTTAACTGACCATCAATACCCAAGGTTGCATGCCTCTCAATTGCTTTAATTAGAGAAGAAATAGTAGACTCAATTAAATTATATAGATGAAGGTAGATACTAGAATACAAAATTTTCTGTTGTTCTGGTTGTATCATATAGTTATTATCATTAAAACGTAAGACAGCATTACCAGTACTAATCGCTAGTTCAATGTTATGAACTAACTCAAAATAGCTCTCAATGTCACTAACTCTATCATTAAAAATTGATCGCACCAACTCCATAATTAATCCTCTTCAAGCAATGCATTGCGCATGTAATCAATTCTTCCAGTTAATTTACGTCTTGCATTGGCACCATCTGAGCTAACTTCTTTCTTAAAGTCATTATGATCCAGAATTGAGTTCGTTTTTTGAATATCCACACTTAGATCTGGCTTTTCTTCTAATGCGAAGTGAGAGCCTAATGCTATAGATTCATACCTTGCCCTTGGTGTTGTTTTAGCTCCCGGTGTTTTTCTAAATCCAAGTTCAAAAGACTTATCTACAAATTCAACCATTCTTTGGAAGCGCTGCTCATATTTGATTTCTAAATTAGGATCTCTATCAAATGCATCATTCATTTTCTTTATATACCTGAATATAAAAGCTGAAACATCATCTTTATACCCATCTAAGCCATCAGAATATGCAAAAAATCTTGTAACTAACTCCTCTGCCTCTCGTTCTTTTTTCTGTTTAGTTGTAATAGGGGCTATTTTTAAAAACAACTCATGTGATGCTAAACGATTAACAAAATTCATAAAATTACCACGGAGAGCACCGCGTCTAATCTCAGCAGGATTAGCAACCTTAGGACCAGTATTAATTCTTTCAAATAGATCTACTCTAGCCTCCATATCGGTTTTCTCTGAAAGAATAATTCCTCTGATAGAGATATTTAATATTTTCCTACGTCGAGATAAAGGGAGATCAAAAAAGGAGGTGCCATTTAGTAAATCTAAACGCTCTAAATCCTCTAGAATTAAGCGCCCTCCTAAATATTCCTCAATAGTTCTCAGTCGTTGTGAACCATCAACGATTTCAAGCTTACCTGTCTTATCATTCATCCAAAAGAACACAAAAGGAATTGGTAGTCCAATTAGAATAGATTCAATAAATTTACTTTTCCTTGGTCCCTCCCATGTAAATTCACGTTGATAATCTGGAACTGTATATTCTTTTTCAGCAACTTTTTGAGCTAAAATTTCAATTGTGTATTCAGACGTATAAAAATCTATTTTTTTTGAATAATTTTGGAGTTGTAGCTCCGCTGCTTTAAGTGTTTCTTCGTCAATCATAATTTCTCCAATAACTTTAATTACTACATATGGTTAATAAACTTATAGGTTACCAAATATATAGTTAAAAATTAATCACACACCCGAACTTTCAAAAGTCCTGCGTCGGGTCGCAGTTAAACGGCCAATAGGTTGGGCTTTTATGATTTATCTCTCAGCATACTTTTCCAAAAACTCATCAATCCAGCCTTGCACCGCCTCACGATTTGTTATGTCAGCCAGCTTCAGGCTAGTGCCTTCTGCTTCGTTAAAACCCTCAATAATGGCTTCAAAGATATTAGCCTCAGCAATGACCTCATTTGCCATTTCTGCAGCGTCATAGCTCTGTTTGGCTCTTTTAAGTGCTGCAATTTGCTTATCAATTCCATCGCCCATTTTAGCCAATGCCATTTTAAATTCTTGACGATTAATCGTTAGCGCGGTTTTGGATTTATTAAGTGTCGCGATCATTGTGATTTCCTTTAGATTTTTCGATATAAACCAACAACCTTGCCGACAAGTCGACAATCATCGGTCAGTTTAATTATTTGATCAGGCCAATCTGGATTAAGAGGCTGCAAATATTTATTACTACCTTCAATAATTAATTTTTTAAATGTCGCTTCTGTATCACCAGCACATGAAACAATAACAAGATCTCCGCTATGAAGGTCAAAGGTTTGAACATCTGGGTTCACGTAAATTCGATCATCGATTTCAAATTTTGGTGACATTGAGATACCTGTAACAATTAAGCCATATCCATTCTTCCCGCAATCCTTATTAGGTGGCAACCACTCGCAAACCTCAGCATCACTAATGATCGTCTCGGTTGGTGAAAACGACCCTGCGGCAACCCATGAAATAACAGGTATAGGGCGACCTTCAAGTCCGATCTTCTGACTTAGGTTGACGTTATTATCAAAGGCTGGCTTATTGGGTGGTTCTTTACCAGTTAATATGTATTCTGCTGTAACCCCAAAAAGGTTAGCCATTGCTTCCAGAGAGGCGGCTTTAGGTTGGTATCCGTCTTTCTCCCACTCAGTAACTGCGGGCGAACTAACCCCCGCAACCTTCGCTAATTGAGCTTGCGTTAATTTTTTCGATCTTCGAAGGGCCCGAATGCGCTGCCCGATTGTATTAGTGTTCATATAAGTTATCTTACATCTTGTAAAAATAAGATTTCTTTGATTTAATAATAAGAAATCTTATTTAAGGTGATTTTATGACTAAACAGGAAGCTTACAAGCTACTCAATGTTAATGGTGTTGGGTTAGCTCGTCTTTTAGGTATAGAGCCTGCGGCAGTTTACCAATGGCCCAAAGATAAAATTCCAGTTGCTCGCGAATACCAAATACGAGATTTAGCAGTAGGTAAAAAGCCTATTGGCTGCCTAGAACAAATCAAAATCGCATAGGAAACCTCATGAGTTTAGATAAAGAAGATGCCCGCCTGAAACTATCTTCAGATATGAAAGCTAGATTAATCGACATAGCTGCATTTAATGGCATGGATCAAAACAAGCAACTTACCTTGTTAGTGGAAAAGGCGTTGGTGGGTGAGCACCATGCAGTAATTGTTGCACTCGAGCGCATTGAAAGAAATAAGCGGCTGCGGGCACACGAGGGCACGCAAGTGACAAGCTGGTCAAGTCAGGGTGAAGAAGGGCAAAGAGAAAGTTTAAAAGTCGTAGGCAAATAAAAACCGCTCACCAGGGCGAACTGGAAAGCGGTCAGTAATTCAATCTTTGGAGAAAGAATATGAAATCAAATATATCAAAACCAGCCGTAGCAAGCAATGACACGGCGACAGATTACATTGTTGGTGATGTAGTTGTTTATGAGGATGGGATTACTGGCTTGTCCTCTCTTCAAACAATTGAAGCCTACCAGCCAGATGATCATTACTGGCTTGCAGGTGGTCAGTTAGTTCATGTAAGCCATATCCGCCATGCGACCACGGCCGAAATTACAGCACGGCGCCGTCTCAGCGTTTCTTTAGATGGAGTACTTACAGCATGAGTTCTTTCACACCTAACGCATTTCAAGTGCCGAATGCATTTGTTGACGAGGTTTTAGATAAGATCTCCGATGCTGCATGCAAAATGTACCTCGTTATTTGCCGCAAAACACGCGGCTGGAACAAAGAATACGATGCAATCTCCTTGACTCAATTTGAGGAAATCACAGGCAAGTCACGACCAACAGTGATCAAGTGTCTTCGTGAGCTCATTAAGGTTGGTTTAGTCGTGGAATTAAAAAGCACGTTCCACGGAAATACCTACAAACTTGGTGATGAAACAAGCATCGGTTTGGTCGTTAATTTCCCTAGTAAAAATATTTTACTAGATGAAAATCAGGAATCTACTAGTAAAAAATCTTTACCATTGCTAGTAAAAAAATTTAACTACGCTAGTAAAAATATTTTACCTCTGCTAGTAAAAAATTTTTACACACAAACTATCACTATCAATAAACACTCTACAAAGATTAAAAAAATAAATAAAAAAAGTGATGACGTTACTCAACCTAAAAAACCTGTAAGCAAAAATTCTTTTGATGCCAAGTCAATTGATCTTCCAGTGAACGTGAATCGTGATTTGTGGAACCAGTTTGCTGACATGCGTTCTGAAAACAAAAAACCTCTTACTGAAAACGCAGTGAATTTGATTTTGAGGAAACTTGTTGATTTTGGAGACCTAGCCAATCAATCCCTCGAAAACTCAATCATTGGAAATTATCAGGGTGTATTCCAACCAAAACCACAGCTTGCTCAACAACAATCATCACACAGTCGTATGGAAGGCTTTGAGCAACTTCGAAATCAAGGTGGTGACCAATGGCTAATTTAACCACCCCAAATGGTCGCCAGTTGTCGGTGATCGACGTTGCTGAAATCGTGAAGGCAATCACTCCAAGATCGTTTGAAAAAACTTTTGAGGGGATGAAAGAGGTCCATATTGCGACGGCGTTCAAAGTTTGTATCGATGGCTTGAGTTACGAGCAGATTCAAGCAGGTATCGCCGTGGTCCGTGATAACGGTTTTTGCCCAGATCCAGCAATGTTCCGCAAGTGGTGTTTGGGTATTACTGGGTTCGGTTCTGAGCAACAACGTGCCGTAGATTCGTTTAAGGGGAAGCGTGGGGCTTTGGCGAACATTCTCAACTGGCTTAGCTCAAAGGGTCGCACAGAGATAACCAACGCTGAGAAACAGGCTTATGACCGCTGTTACAACATGTTTGCAGATATTCAGTGGGCAAAAGATGTAAATCGCGCCCAGTACTACGCATATGAAGCATTTAAAGATAATTACGTCGACGTGGTTAGAGAACTTGTTGAGCAAGGCATTGCGCAAGATGTATGGGCAAAACCTAAAGCGGTTGAGGGTAAGTCAACACCTGTCATCACAGCAGATAAACCAAAGGGTCTTTTAAAGAATCAAACACCAGAACAGCAAAAAATTTCAGCTCGTACTACTGAGCTTATGGCTAGTGGTCTTGGCTTTGGTGATGCCTTTAAGCAGGCACAAGAGGAGATTACGGGCGCCGTGGGTAGCTTGAATAAGATGGGGGAAGTGGCGTGAAAATATCTCTAAATGATGTTCTAG
This window contains:
- a CDS encoding nucleoside triphosphate pyrophosphohydrolase family protein, coding for MKDLIKKIHEQNVKAGWWTDLQTGESLQSTATEPAKRNVPEMLCLVHSEISEAMEGYRKNLMDDKLPHRPMLEVELADAVIRICDMAGGLGLDLEGAIHEKLAFNASRADHKIENRVLENGKKF
- a CDS encoding 3'-5' exonuclease, translating into MKAIILDTETHSLNGLPVEIAYVPFQLENGNASMFADQCFDEFYSVGEPISYGAMAVHHIIESDIADKPSYKTFELPGDVEYIIGHNVDYDIAAIQRCGIDTANIKAICTLALARKAWPSAEAHNLSALLYMLMNGSDLARQKLRNAHNAKHDVLMTGFILKSIVRELSIQSIEDLYAVSEVARIPTTITFGKHKGLPISSLPADYKAWLLGKSDIDPYLRKALEAA
- a CDS encoding MAE_28990/MAE_18760 family HEPN-like nuclease gives rise to the protein MELVRSIFNDRVSDIESYFELVHNIELAISTGNAVLRFNDNNYMIQPEQQKILYSSIYLHLYNLIESTISSLIKAIERHATLGIDGQLNLLTEKMRKLYVTSVTAPYELLNNEKRLEKAILLFEQVLNLKPFDIKIPLGGGGNWDVSEISKLSNNIGVEIRLSGSLRQKVMQPFRDDKAPIRLIKEIRNKLAHGSISFTECGNNHVASDFRRLIDIVKDYLGYIIDQYDAYINYQGYRSPTQTT
- a CDS encoding Cro/CI family transcriptional regulator — encoded protein: MTKQEAYKLLNVNGVGLARLLGIEPAAVYQWPKDKIPVAREYQIRDLAVGKKPIGCLEQIKIA
- a CDS encoding DEAD/DEAH box helicase family protein — encoded protein: MSIATFILGQSGTGKSTSLAHLNPKHVLLIQSIKKPLPFRSKGWQYITPETPTGSIMVSDQPDEIIKAILGTKRPIVIIDDFQYVMANEFMRRSVERGFDKFTEIGRHAWDVLNAAITAHEHKRVYILSHTEETDGRTKIKTIGKMLDEKITLEGMVTICLQTAVINEQYVFMTKNNGNTTVKSPMGLFESEHVDNDLNAVDQAICEYYDIPRPVTQDQQQTNAA
- a CDS encoding DUF262 domain-containing protein; its protein translation is MIDEETLKAAELQLQNYSKKIDFYTSEYTIEILAQKVAEKEYTVPDYQREFTWEGPRKSKFIESILIGLPIPFVFFWMNDKTGKLEIVDGSQRLRTIEEYLGGRLILEDLERLDLLNGTSFFDLPLSRRRKILNISIRGIILSEKTDMEARVDLFERINTGPKVANPAEIRRGALRGNFMNFVNRLASHELFLKIAPITTKQKKEREAEELVTRFFAYSDGLDGYKDDVSAFIFRYIKKMNDAFDRDPNLEIKYEQRFQRMVEFVDKSFELGFRKTPGAKTTPRARYESIALGSHFALEEKPDLSVDIQKTNSILDHNDFKKEVSSDGANARRKLTGRIDYMRNALLEED
- a CDS encoding DNA cytosine methyltransferase, with the protein product MKIEAVDLFCGVGGLTAGLLKSGIQVKAGYDIELACRHAYEFNNKARFIHKDVAEVTGDEIKQWYSTGAIRLLAGCAPCQPFSTYNKGKDTTTDKKWPLLYHFSRLIKEVEPELVTMENVPDVTKHKVYCDFIDELENLGYVITAQEVACVDYGVPQTRRRHVVLASKLSKIELVKPTHKQPITVRETIFDLENLEAGQKSKSDPLHVSSRLSEINLKRIRASKPGGTWRDWPEDLRAECHKKVSGRFYSAVYGRMHWDQPAPTMTTLCYGFGNGRFGHPEQDRAISLREAALFQTFPLNYQFTPIDKSVVFHTIGRMIGNAVPVRLGEIVGLSIINSLQTNYVV
- a CDS encoding phage antirepressor KilAC domain-containing protein, whose protein sequence is MNAIVNFNSQTMSSKDLLEIINAVRAEFNEKPVRLNDFNNRIADELEGEHYESFVVQNLNNTTSIAYSLTIDQCTLIGMRESKGVRKNVLAKLKSLAVPQSFAEALQLAADQAKQIELAQSQIATLEPKAKALDVIADTTNIYTIRDCAKTIGIGERKLIQLLIDKKWIYREEHGRLQPYADKVASGVFVNKASPVVVNKYGEEKVHLHMRVTAFGLTRITGLVEKIKGVAA
- a CDS encoding LexA family protein, whose protein sequence is MNTNTIGQRIRALRRSKKLTQAQLAKVAGVSSPAVTEWEKDGYQPKAASLEAMANLFGVTAEYILTGKEPPNKPAFDNNVNLSQKIGLEGRPIPVISWVAAGSFSPTETIISDAEVCEWLPPNKDCGKNGYGLIVTGISMSPKFEIDDRIYVNPDVQTFDLHSGDLVIVSCAGDTEATFKKLIIEGSNKYLQPLNPDWPDQIIKLTDDCRLVGKVVGLYRKI
- a CDS encoding site-specific integrase: MSTSRVKLTKTFIDQLEMTPAIYRDSELIGFALRVNATCKTYIVEKKILGKAVRSTIGLHGNLTLIQAREIARDKLSQMAQGINPNDQKRQAIIDEKNKDNLQQSKPTLAVAYQAYLEFKELKPRTVEDYNKSVNVYFSDWVDLKIDSITRTMIQSKHAELSKASKAQANLAMRVFRAIYNFSVEHYLGEDDKPILDAQNPTKTLSAKKTWNKIRRRKTYINEDQLPDWIKAVLEYQDRGQQLETNRDFLLTLILTGFRRQECESIAWSDVDLRYGRITSIDPKNGEPHTLPMGDFLLAMMTKRRRQITGDWVFPSAKSASGHIVNISKVRQKINNQCGVKFSFHDLRRTFGSIAENLDYGRYTIKKLLNHKEDGDRDVTSGYIQVSERKLREAMNEIEKTVLGEYRDKLLEELR